The proteins below come from a single Caenibius sp. WL genomic window:
- a CDS encoding ATP-binding protein, with the protein MDEIGNSQRAWAQQSEPESATVIAPREPVAAQPAASSPASANAAQPIGVVLEIAGSSSHIALDSDRLQACATDLDPSIALAGQVGSQIKIRAGDGWLVANVRTQKRDGRNPDGIIAGIDFLGEGAEDRVSGRLHTFRRGVTRYPIPGALVYPATHEDLRQVYASDHSSTVQIGTVFPTDDIRAGVQIDAMLGKHFALLGSTGTGKSTAAALLLHRICNAAPNGHILMIDPHGEYASAFGANGILLNVGNLQLPYWLMNFEEHCEVFLTSTGHDRQEDADILARCLLQARTKHRKADQPGKITVDTPVPYLLSDLTGILQLEMGKLDKATSSAPYQRIKGKIDEIRGDPRYQFMFSGMLVSDTMADFIGRIFRMPADGKPIAIIDVSGVPSEVTATVVAVLSRLVFDFAIWSREERTRPILLVCEEAHRYVPNERNADGSSVGRILSRIAKEGRKYGVSLGLITQRPSDLAEGVLSQCGTIIAMRLNNDRDQQFVKAAMPEGARGFLDVIPALRNRECIICGEGVSVPVRVSFDDLEESLRPASADPSFVSLWAETGDDDAAAVQRTVARWRAQGR; encoded by the coding sequence ATGGATGAGATCGGCAACAGCCAGCGGGCATGGGCACAGCAATCGGAACCTGAGAGTGCAACGGTGATCGCACCGCGCGAACCCGTGGCGGCGCAACCTGCCGCTTCCAGCCCGGCCAGCGCGAACGCGGCGCAGCCCATCGGTGTGGTGCTGGAAATCGCCGGATCGTCTTCGCACATCGCGCTTGACAGCGATCGGTTGCAGGCATGCGCCACCGATCTCGATCCGTCCATTGCCCTTGCCGGGCAGGTGGGCAGCCAGATCAAGATCAGGGCGGGCGATGGCTGGCTGGTGGCCAACGTGCGCACCCAGAAGCGCGACGGGCGCAATCCCGATGGGATCATTGCCGGGATCGACTTTCTTGGCGAAGGGGCGGAGGATCGCGTCAGCGGGCGGCTTCACACATTCCGCCGCGGGGTGACGCGCTATCCCATTCCCGGCGCGCTGGTCTATCCCGCCACGCATGAGGATCTGCGGCAGGTCTATGCCAGCGACCACAGTTCCACGGTGCAGATCGGCACCGTCTTCCCGACCGACGATATTCGCGCGGGGGTGCAGATCGATGCCATGCTGGGCAAGCATTTCGCGCTGCTGGGTTCCACCGGCACGGGTAAATCCACCGCCGCTGCGCTGCTCCTGCACCGTATTTGCAACGCCGCCCCCAACGGCCATATCCTGATGATCGACCCGCACGGCGAATATGCCAGCGCTTTCGGCGCCAACGGGATATTGCTCAATGTCGGCAATCTGCAACTGCCCTACTGGTTGATGAATTTCGAGGAACATTGCGAAGTGTTCCTGACTTCCACCGGCCATGACCGGCAGGAAGATGCCGATATCCTCGCCCGATGCCTGTTGCAGGCGCGCACGAAGCATCGCAAGGCGGATCAGCCGGGCAAGATCACGGTCGATACGCCGGTGCCCTATCTGCTGTCGGACCTGACCGGCATTCTGCAACTGGAAATGGGCAAGCTCGACAAGGCGACGTCCAGCGCCCCCTATCAGCGGATCAAGGGCAAGATCGATGAGATCAGGGGCGATCCGCGCTATCAGTTCATGTTTTCGGGCATGCTGGTGAGCGACACCATGGCCGATTTCATCGGGCGCATTTTCCGTATGCCCGCCGATGGCAAGCCGATCGCGATCATCGATGTTTCCGGGGTCCCCTCCGAAGTGACCGCGACCGTGGTCGCGGTGCTCAGCCGGCTAGTGTTCGATTTTGCGATCTGGAGCCGCGAGGAACGAACCCGGCCGATCCTGCTGGTCTGCGAAGAAGCGCACCGGTACGTGCCCAACGAACGGAACGCCGATGGGTCTTCTGTGGGGCGCATCCTGTCCCGCATCGCCAAGGAAGGGCGCAAGTACGGCGTATCGCTGGGGCTGATCACGCAGCGCCCCTCCGATCTTGCCGAAGGCGTCCTGTCGCAATGCGGCACGATCATCGCCATGCGTCTGAACAATGACCGCGACCAGCAATTCGTCAAAGCGGCGATGCCCGAAGGCGCGCGCGGGTTCCTCGATGTGATACCGGCGCTGCGCAACCGCGAATGTATCATTTGCGGGGAGGGGGTTTCCGTTCCGGTGCGTGTCAGTTTCGACGATCTGGAAGAAAGCCTGCGCCCGGCGTCG